A single Cryomorphaceae bacterium DNA region contains:
- a CDS encoding formimidoylglutamase, protein MTWTDHWRPFTSEDCARLTHTREGEVKLGQRVSCADQGLLESLEASDARYVLIGLPEDVGVRANGGRPGAASAWEVSLPHFLNVQSNEYLDGAQVLVLGALRADDWQAEAQSASLPRLREMTAEIDEALWPLIERIAALGKTALVIGGGHNNSYGCLRGVSQAIGRPVHCVNIDPHADYRSLEGRHSGNGFRYAREEGYLDRYAVFGLHEGYNSAEMLSLMKEPSHTWYKSFEHLSFGHLPYIDHWDEIWTRFGREKVGLEIDMDGVTNFPSSADTPSGWSLNEVRQMIVALGHLKAHVPYLHIAEAAPSLVPGSDRTVGRALALLLCDFIKSGAGRH, encoded by the coding sequence ATGACCTGGACTGACCACTGGAGACCGTTTACATCTGAAGACTGCGCCCGTTTGACCCATACCCGTGAAGGGGAAGTCAAGCTGGGACAACGGGTGTCTTGTGCCGATCAGGGACTTTTGGAGTCCTTAGAGGCCAGCGATGCACGTTATGTGCTCATCGGCCTCCCGGAAGACGTGGGTGTCCGTGCGAACGGAGGACGACCCGGTGCGGCGAGCGCTTGGGAGGTAAGTCTCCCCCATTTTCTAAACGTACAGAGCAACGAGTACCTGGATGGTGCTCAGGTGCTTGTCCTTGGGGCCCTGCGGGCCGATGATTGGCAAGCCGAAGCCCAGTCTGCTTCCCTCCCGCGATTGCGAGAAATGACCGCTGAGATTGACGAGGCCCTATGGCCACTGATCGAACGCATTGCCGCATTGGGAAAAACGGCCTTGGTCATTGGCGGTGGACACAACAACAGCTACGGCTGCTTGCGTGGGGTTTCACAGGCCATCGGACGGCCCGTACACTGCGTCAATATCGATCCGCACGCGGATTACCGCAGCTTGGAAGGAAGACACAGTGGAAATGGCTTTCGGTATGCCCGCGAAGAGGGATACTTGGACCGATACGCCGTATTTGGTCTACATGAGGGGTACAATTCAGCAGAAATGCTGTCGTTGATGAAAGAACCTAGTCATACGTGGTACAAGTCTTTTGAGCATTTGTCCTTTGGACATTTGCCCTACATCGATCATTGGGATGAGATCTGGACGCGCTTTGGTCGCGAAAAGGTCGGATTGGAGATCGATATGGACGGGGTTACCAATTTCCCATCCAGCGCGGATACCCCGAGCGGATGGAGCTTGAATGAAGTGCGTCAAATGATCGTGGCCCTGGGTCATCTCAAGGCGCATGTACCGTACCTGCATATAGCCGAAGCGGCGCCTTCATTGGTGCCTGGTTCGGACCGAACAGTGGGCCGCGCTTTAGCGCTTCTGCTCTGCGATTTCATTAAAAGCGGCG